The following are from one region of the Falco biarmicus isolate bFalBia1 chromosome 1, bFalBia1.pri, whole genome shotgun sequence genome:
- the MAB21L2 gene encoding protein mab-21-like 2, whose product MIAAQAKLVYQLNKYYTERCQARKAAIAKTIREVCKVVSDVLKEVEVQEPRFISSLSEIDARYEGLEVISPTEFEVVLYLNQMGVFNFVDDGSLPGCAVLKLSDGRKRSMSLWVEFITASGYLSARKIRSRFQTLVAQAVDKCSYRDVVKMIADTSEVKLRIRERYVVQITPAFKCTGIWPRSAAQWPMPHIPWPGPNRVAEVKAEGFNLLSKECYSLTGKQSSAESDAWVLQFGEAENRLLMGGCRNKCLSVLKTLRDRHLELPGQPLNNYHMKTLLLYECEKHPRETDWDEACLGDRLNGILLQLISCLQCRRCPHYFLPNLDLFQGKPHSALESAAKQTWRLAREILTNPKSLDKL is encoded by the coding sequence ATGATCGCCGCGCAGGCCAAGCTGGTCTACCAGCTCAACAAATACTACACGGAGCGCTGCCAGGCCCGCAAGGCGGCCATCGCCAAGACCATCCGGGAGGTGTGCAAGGTCGTGTCGGACGTGCTGAAGGAGGTGGAGGTGCAGGAGCCGCGCTTCATCAGCTCCCTCAGCGAGATCGACGCCCGCTACGAGGGGCTGGAAGTGATCTCGCCCACCGAGTTCGAGGTGGTGCTCTACCTCAACCAGATGGGCGTCTTCAACTTCGTGGACGACGGCTccctgccgggctgcgccgTGCTCAAGCTGAGCGACGGCCGCAAGCGCAGCATGTCCCTCTGGGTGGAGTTCATCACCGCCTCGGGCTACCTGTCCGCCCGCAAGATCCGCTCCCGCTTCCAGACGCTGGTGGCCCAGGCCGTGGACAAGTGCAGCTACCGGGACGTGGTGAAGATGATCGCGGACACCAGCGAGGTGAAGCTCCGCATCCGGGAGCGGTACGTGGTGCAGATCACGCCCGCCTTCAAGTGCACCGGTATCTGGCCGCGCAGCGCGGCGCAGTGGCCCATGCCCCACATCCCCTGGCCCGGCCCCAACCGGGTGGCCGAGGTGAAGGCAGAGGGCTTCAACCTGCTCTCCAAGGAGTGCTACTCGCTGACGGGCAAGCAGAGCTCGGCAGAGAGCGACGCCTGGGTGCTGCAGTTCGGCGAGGCCGAGAACCGGCTGCTGATGGGCGGCTGCAGGAACAAGTGCCTCTCGGTGCTGAAGACGCTGCGCGACCGGCACCTGGagctgcccgggcagcccctcAACAACTACCACATGAAGACGCTGCTGCTGTACGAGTGCGAGAAGCACCCGCGGGAGACCGACTGGGACGAGGCGTGCCTGGGCGACCGGCTGAACGGCATCCTCCTGCAGCTCAtctcctgcctgcagtgccGGCGCTGCCCCCACTACTTCCTGCCCAACCTAGACCTCTTTCAGGGCAAACCCCACTCGGCCCTGGAAAGCGCTGCCAAACAGACCTGGAGGCTAGCCAGAGAAATCCTCACCAATCCCAAAAGCCTCGACAAGCTATAG